DNA from Actinoplanes sp. SE50/110:
GCGCTGATCAACGAGGCATACGCGAAGCGGTACCCGAAGCCCGCTGTCGACGAGGAGAACCGTCGATGAGCGTGGAGATTTCCCCGGACGAGGTCCGCCGGCATGCTCGCGATGTCGACGAGGTCGCCCGCATGCTCGACGAAGCCCGGTCGGCCGGTGCCGGCGCTCGAATGTCCAGCGACGCGTACGGGTATCTGATCGGCCCCCTCTTCACCAACCTGTATCTCCATCCCCAGGGCGATGAGCTCATCGACGTGATGCGCCACGCTTCCGAGGGGATGAGGGGGCTCGCCGACCAATTGCGGACCATGGCCACCGCTTTCGAGGAGACCGATGGGATTTCCGCGGCCGGCCTCAGGCGGATCCGGTGAGCGACTCCTTCGCCGTCTCGCGGGCTCCGCTGACGGCGCCGGCCGCGGACACCAAATGGTACGAGGGCGCGGGCATCCTCGAAGCCGTGGCGGGTGCGGCCGACGGCTTTTCTCAGGGTGACTTCCTCACCGGGTTCGGCAATTCGGTCGTCGCCGGGATGAGCGCCCTCGGCGCCGTGCTCGATCCTTTCCAGGCGGTGTTCGCGGCCGGCGTCGGCTGGCTGATGGAGCACCTGAATTGCTTACGGGAGCCGCTCGACTGGCTGGCCGGTGATCCCAAGGAGATCGAAGGACATGCGGCCACCTGGAGGAATGTCCGCGATCAGGTCAACGCTGCGGTGAACTTCTTCGCCGCCCAGGTCACGGCCGCCACGGCCCCGTGGGAAGCGCAAGCCGTTCACGAGTACCGGGCGAAGGCGGCCGGGATAGCCGACGGGGTTCGTGCCCTGGGCGTGGTGTCCGGCGCTGTGGCCGACGCGACGCTGGCTGCCGGCGCGATGGTCGGGGTGGTGCGCAACACCGTCCGCGATCTGATCGCCGAGGTTGTCGGTGCGGCGATCTCGAAGGCGTTGCAGGCGCTTCTGGTGGTGACCATCCCTGAGGTGTTGACCAGCGTGGCGATGATGGTTGCCGAATGTTCCGCAAAGATCGTTCGAGTGCTGCGGAGGCTTTCCGCTGACATGGTCCGGCTGGGGATGAAGTTCCCGCAGCTGGAAAGGCTCTGTGCTTTCCTCAGAGGTTTTTTGGACAAGGTCGCCTCGGACATCAGCATGCCGGCGGTGCTCCTCAACTCGGCCAAGGTCAATGCGGATACCTACCCGGCGGACAGCAGCGGGTCATGGGGTGGGTGGAAAGAGGCGTACCGAACCTTCGGCGACGCTGACGATGCCGTCTATGGCACGAAGATCGAGATCGCCTCGGATGCCATACGGGAAGCGCTCAAAGGAAACAGTATCCAGAACGGCGGAGCTACCGGCGACGCCATGATCGGCGACGCCGAGACCTCCCCCGATGTGGACATGCCCCGGTAAATATCGCTAGGAGCGTGTGATGAGCCATGAGAAGCGTGCGGCGGATCGAAAACGTCGCATGGCCGAGCTGATGGCCGAGGCAGAGGAGCAGCGTGCTGAGGCGCGGGCCTCGATGGAGGCGGCGGCGACGGTCGAGGGCGGCCCGGGCAGCTGGCTGATCGAGGTGGCGTTCGTGGTGATTCTGATGGTCATCTCGGCAGCTCTGTTCGGCACGGCGGTCACCATCAGCCGCTTCACGGGCGCGGACATCGCTGATGCGCGCCGTACCGGTGAGGCCACCGTCGAGCAGTGTGAGCGCGATGGGCCGATCGGTCTCAGCGGATTCGGCTATGTCAAAGCGTGTGCCGTGTCCATTCGGTGGAACGGCGGCGGTGGCGAGCGGGTGATGATCGGCAAGCCTGGCTTCTTCACCGACGAGAAGCCCGGGGACACCTTCACGATCGGGGAGAACACGGGCAGCCGGGGCAGCGTCGGTTACTCGCGTGCCGAGGTGCCGCCAAGGCGGTGGGTGACCGCTCTCGTCACCCTCATCTCCATCATCGGTGTCGCGCCGCTGCTGTTCGCCATCGGCTTCGTGCGATACCGCCTGCGGAGGCGGTGATCGGGTGCTGAAGCCGGGTGCGGCGGGGCGGATCGGCGCCATGCAGCCGGTGACCGAGGCGGTGGCGCCGGCCGGCGCCGGGGTTTCGCGGTTGACCCGGGCGCGCGTGGCGATGATCGACGATCTGGCGCGGGCGCGCTGGCAGGGGCGGTGTGCCGTACTGCACGAGGATGCCGGTAATCCGTCCGGGATCTACTTTTGGGGGCTTTCGGGGGAGTGGGCGCAAGGGTGTGCGACACACCATGTGGCGTTGCACCGTGCATGTCGATCCCATATATAGTGTCGGACGCAGCTGGTTCGGTGGCCTGTGAGATGGGTTGCCGAGGCAAGAGGGAATCCGGTGCGAGACCGGGACTGCCCCGCAGCGGTGAGTGGGAACGACCGCCGTCACATCAGCACTGGGCGTGAGCCTGGGAAGCGACGGCCAGTAGGAAAGCGATACACGCCCGCGAGTCCGAAGACCTGCCAGCGCGCCGCATACGACCGTGTGCGGCGGTCGGAGGCCGCGCGGGACGGCCGACGCCGAGGGGGTCCGCCGAACGCGTGCGCGCGTCGGCGGGATGTCGGTGTCTTCCCGCGCGGGTTTCGGCCTGTTGACTCGCTAGGGGGAAGAGGGCGCCATGACGCTCACACCGGAGAAGACCGGCGTGCCGGAGCAGCGGCGGCACGTGATGCGGGTGCGGAAGCGGAACGGTGAGTTCGAGCCCGTCGACGTCAACAAGATCGTGACCGCGGTGGAGCGGTGGATCACCGGGCTGGACGAGGTGGATCCGCTGCGGGTCGCCACCAAGACGATCAGCGGGCTGTACGACGGCGCCACCACCGAGGAGCTGGACAAGCTCTCGATCCAGACCGCCGCGGAGCTGATCGGCGAGGAGCCGCAGTATTCGCGGCTGGCCGCGCGCCTGCTGATCGACCTGGTGGAGCAGGAGGTCCGGGAGCAGGGTGCGACCACGTTCAGCGAGTCGATCGAGCTGGGCTTCGCGCAGGGGCTGATCGGTGACGACGCGCACGCGTTCGTGGTGGCGCACCGGGCGGAGCTGGACGCGGCCGTGGACGTCGCCAACGACCTGCGGTTCGAGTATTTCGGGCTGCGCACGGTCGCCGACCGCTACCTGCTGCGGCACCCGATCAAGCGGGTGCCGGTCGAGACCCCGCAGTACTTCCTGATGCGGGTGGCCTGTGGACTGTCGCAGACCGCGCAGGAGGCGATCGGGTTCTACCGGCTGATGGCGTCGCTGGCCTATCTGCCCAGCTCACCGACGCTGTTCAACTCCGGCACCCGGCACACCCAGATGTCGTCGTGCTTCCTGGTCGACTCGCCGAAGGATGAGCTCGACTCGATCTACGAGCGGTATCACCAGGTCGCGAAGCTGTCGAAGTTCTCCGGCGGGATCGGCATCGCCTGGTCGCGGGTGCGCGGCCGGGGCGCGTTGATCCGGGGCACGAACGGCAAGTCGAACGGCATCGTCCCGTTCCTGAAGACGCTGGACGCCGGGGTGGCCGCGGTCAACCAGGGCGGGCGGCGCAAGGGCGCGGCGTGCGTGTACCTGGAGCCGTGGCACCCGGACGTGGAGGAGTTCCTGGAGCTGCGGGACAACACCGGCGAGGAGTCGCGGCGCACCCACAACCTGAACCTGGCGAACTGGATCCCGGACGAGTTCATGCGCCGGGTCGAAGCCGACGAGGACTGGTCGCTGATCGACCCCTCGGACGCCCCCGAACTGCCCGACCTGTTCGGTGACGCGTTCACCGAGGCGTACCGGATCGCCGAGAAGAAGGCGGTCAAGAAGATCAAGGCCCGGGAGCTGTACGGGCGGATGATGCGCACGCTCGCGCAGACCGGCAACGGCTGGATGACCTTCAAGGACCGGTCGAACGCGCTGTCGAACCAGACCGGCGCACCCGGCAACACCATCCACCTGTCGAACCTGTGCACCGAGATCCTCGAAGTCAACTCGGACGACGAGACCGCGGTCTGCAACCTCGGCTCGATCAACCTGGGCGCGCACACCACCGCCGACGGGGTCGACTGGGAGCGGCTGCGGGCCACGGTGCGCACCGCGGTCGTGTTCCTGGACCGGGTGATCGACATCAACTACTACCCGTCGCAGCAGGCGGCGGTGTCGAACCCGCGCTGGCGTCCGGTCGGACTGGGGCTGATGGGTCTGCAGGACGCGTTCTTCACGCTGCGCCTGCCGTTCGACTCGCCGGCCGCGAAGGAGCTGTCGACCCGGGTGCAGGAGGAGATCTTCCTGACCTCCCTGGAGGCGTCGGCGGGGCTCGCCGAGCAGTTCGGGGCACATCCGGCGTACGCCGAGACCCGGGCCGCGCAGGGCGATCTGCACCCGGAGCTGTGGGGTGCGCCGATGACCCAGGGCGCCCGCTGGGCCGCCGTCAAGGAGCGGATCGCGGCGCACGGGCTGCGCAACTCGCTGCTGGTCGCGATCGCCCCGACGGCCACCATCGCGTCCATCGCCGGCTGCTACGAGTGCATCGAGCCGCAGGTCAGCAACCTGTTCAAGCGCGAGACGATGTCCGGCGAGTTCCTGCAGATCAACAACTATCTGGTACGCGAGTTGAAGTCCCGCGGCCTGTGGACCCCCGAGATCCGGGAGGCGATCAAGCGCGCCGAGGGTTCGGTGCAGGACATCGCGGCGCTGCCGGCGGACGTGAAGGAGATCTTCCGGACCGCGTGGGAGCTGCCGCAGCGGGCCCTGATCGACCTGGCCGCCGCCCGCGCCCCGTTCATCGACCAGTCCCAGTCGCTGAACCTGTTCCTGGCCGCCCCGACCATCGGCAAGCTCTCGTCGATGTACCTGTACGCCTGGAAGTCCGGCCTGAAGACGTCGTACTACCTGCGCTCGCGCCCGGCGACGCGGATCCAGCAGGCCACCACGGCGGTCGCGGCCACCACGGTCGTCCCCGCCGCGACGATCCCGGTCGTCCCGGCCGCGACCACCACCCTGGTCGCCAACCCGTCCGGCCCGGGTCAGGTCGCCACCCTCAGCCTGAACCTGCTCGGCGACACCGACGGTGCCCTCGCCGCGTCCCTGGAAAACCCCGACATCTGCGAGGCCTGCCAGTAATGCTGCTCGACCCCGGAATGGACCTGACCCTGCGGCCGATGAAGTATCCGCACTTCTTCGACCGGTTCAAGGACGCCATCAAGAACACCTGGACGGTCGAGGAGGTCGACCTGCACTCCGACCTCGCCGACCTGGCGGTCCTGTCGGACGCGGAGAAGCACCTGGTGTCCCGGCTCGTCGCGTTCTTCGCCACCGGCGACACGATCGTGGCGAACAACCTGGTGCTCAACCTGTATCAGCACGTGAACAGCCCGGAGGGCCGGCTCTACCTGTCCCGGCAGCTGTTCGAGGAGGCCGTGCACGTCCAGTTCTACCTGAACCTGCTCGACACCTACGTGCCCGATGAGGCGGAGCGGTTCGAGGCGTTCGCCGCGATCGAGAACATCCCCTCGATCGCGCGCAAGGCCGAATTCTGCTTCAAGTGGATCGACTCGGTCTTCGACCTGCGCCGGCTGGAGACCAGGGAGCACCGGCGGGCCTTCCTGCTCAACGTGATCTGCTTCGCCGCGTGCATCGAGGGCCTGTTCTTCTACGGCGCTTTCGCGTACGTGTACTTCCTGCGCTCCCGCGGCGTCCTGCAGGGCCTGGCGTCCGGCACCAACTGGGTGTTCCGCGACGAGAGCATGCACATGGCGTTCGCCTTCGACGTGGTCGACCAGGTCCGCCGCGAGGAGCCGGACCTGTTCGACGCGGAGATGCAGCAGCAGGTCCGCGACATGCTGGCCGAGGCCGTCGAGTGCGAGGTGCAGTTCGCCGCCGACCTGCTCGAGCAGGGCGTCAGCGGAATGTCACTGGCCGACATGCGGGAGTACCTGCAGCACGTCGCGGACCGGCGGCTGCAGGTGCTGGGCATCGCTCCGGTCTACGGCTCGAAGAACCCGTTCGCCTTCATGGAGCTGCAGGACGTGCAGGAGCTGTCGAACTTCTTCGAGCGCCGGGTCTCGGCCTACCAGGTCGGCGTCACCGGCAGCGTGACCTTCGACGACGACTTCTAGAAGTTCGTCACCGCCCCGGGACCGCAGTGCCGGTCCCGGGGCGGTCGAGGGGTCAGCGGAGCCGGCGGCGCCGGGTGAGGGAGAAGCCGAACAGGCCGGTCAGGGCGGCCAGGATGCCGCCGCCGGCGGTCCAGAACCAGCGTCCGGAGAAGTCCGGCAGCCAGTCCGCGCTGAACGTGCTGTCCGCGGCCGCCGAGGGGGTGGCCGACGGCGCCGGAGTGGTCAGCACCGTGCCGGGCCGGTTGTCCGGGACCAGAGGCTGGGCCAGGGTGCCCTGGTCGGTGTCCAGGTCGCCGCTGTCCGCGGTGAGCGTGAGGCTGACCTTGAGCGGCAGGCCCAGGTCGGTCTCCGGTGTCCTGGTGCTGGACAGCCGCACGTAGTAGGTGCCGGGCAGCGGGTCACCGTCCTGCGGCTCGGCCCACGAGCGCACCTGCCGGATCCGGCAGCCGACGGTCACCTGCGCGGCGTCCCGGGCCGCGACCGGGCTCTGCTCGCCGGCCACGCAGGCCTGCCGGCGGCGCAGGCCGTCGAACACCTCGATGATCCAGGATTCGTCGCCGGTGCGGCCGGTGGCCGGCAGGGTGACCGCCGCGGTGAGCTCCGGCCGCTGCCCGGCGTCCGCGCTGAACTGCCAGTACAGGTAGTCGCCGGTGACCGCGCCGACCTGCACCGGCTGACCGGCGCTGATCGGCACCGCGGTGAGGAACGAGGTGCCGGCGAGGTGTACGGCGGGCGCCGGGGACGGGTCATCGGCCAGGGCCGGCGCCGGGACGGCGAGGGCCGCGAGGGCGACGGCGGCGGCGGCGTACGTCGTGCTCCGCATCAGTTCTCCCTCCAGGTGGCCACCCAGTAGCGGGTCGCCCAGCCGGCCAGGATGCCGGCGATCAGTCCGGCGACCGCCAGGACCAGCAGGAACAGGAAGCCGCGGCCGAGTCCGGGGGCGTCCGGGGCGTGCGAGGCGCCGGTCAGGCCGATGGTCAGCTCGACCGGCATGCCCAGCGGGCTGGTGGTGGCCGTGGCGAACGAGTTGCTCACCGTCAGGCAGACTTCGCTGCCCTGCTCGGCGGCCCAGCGCAGCCCGGCCGACAGCACATCGGTGCGTCCGCTGCCGGCGTCCAGCCCGCGGACCAGCTCGCGGCCACCGGGCGTCGAGGCGGTGAGCAACACGCCGTAGTCGGGGTTGACCGCCCGGTCCAGCGCGATGCTGACCGAGGCGCGCAGTTCCTGACCGGGCGGTACCGCCACCCGGTAGAACCGGTGCTGGCTGATCTGCTCCCGGTCG
Protein-coding regions in this window:
- a CDS encoding ribonucleotide-diphosphate reductase subunit beta — protein: MLLDPGMDLTLRPMKYPHFFDRFKDAIKNTWTVEEVDLHSDLADLAVLSDAEKHLVSRLVAFFATGDTIVANNLVLNLYQHVNSPEGRLYLSRQLFEEAVHVQFYLNLLDTYVPDEAERFEAFAAIENIPSIARKAEFCFKWIDSVFDLRRLETREHRRAFLLNVICFAACIEGLFFYGAFAYVYFLRSRGVLQGLASGTNWVFRDESMHMAFAFDVVDQVRREEPDLFDAEMQQQVRDMLAEAVECEVQFAADLLEQGVSGMSLADMREYLQHVADRRLQVLGIAPVYGSKNPFAFMELQDVQELSNFFERRVSAYQVGVTGSVTFDDDF
- a CDS encoding ribonucleoside-diphosphate reductase subunit alpha; its protein translation is MTLTPEKTGVPEQRRHVMRVRKRNGEFEPVDVNKIVTAVERWITGLDEVDPLRVATKTISGLYDGATTEELDKLSIQTAAELIGEEPQYSRLAARLLIDLVEQEVREQGATTFSESIELGFAQGLIGDDAHAFVVAHRAELDAAVDVANDLRFEYFGLRTVADRYLLRHPIKRVPVETPQYFLMRVACGLSQTAQEAIGFYRLMASLAYLPSSPTLFNSGTRHTQMSSCFLVDSPKDELDSIYERYHQVAKLSKFSGGIGIAWSRVRGRGALIRGTNGKSNGIVPFLKTLDAGVAAVNQGGRRKGAACVYLEPWHPDVEEFLELRDNTGEESRRTHNLNLANWIPDEFMRRVEADEDWSLIDPSDAPELPDLFGDAFTEAYRIAEKKAVKKIKARELYGRMMRTLAQTGNGWMTFKDRSNALSNQTGAPGNTIHLSNLCTEILEVNSDDETAVCNLGSINLGAHTTADGVDWERLRATVRTAVVFLDRVIDINYYPSQQAAVSNPRWRPVGLGLMGLQDAFFTLRLPFDSPAAKELSTRVQEEIFLTSLEASAGLAEQFGAHPAYAETRAAQGDLHPELWGAPMTQGARWAAVKERIAAHGLRNSLLVAIAPTATIASIAGCYECIEPQVSNLFKRETMSGEFLQINNYLVRELKSRGLWTPEIREAIKRAEGSVQDIAALPADVKEIFRTAWELPQRALIDLAAARAPFIDQSQSLNLFLAAPTIGKLSSMYLYAWKSGLKTSYYLRSRPATRIQQATTAVAATTVVPAATIPVVPAATTTLVANPSGPGQVATLSLNLLGDTDGALAASLENPDICEACQ
- a CDS encoding DUF6346 domain-containing protein, coding for MSHEKRAADRKRRMAELMAEAEEQRAEARASMEAAATVEGGPGSWLIEVAFVVILMVISAALFGTAVTISRFTGADIADARRTGEATVEQCERDGPIGLSGFGYVKACAVSIRWNGGGGERVMIGKPGFFTDEKPGDTFTIGENTGSRGSVGYSRAEVPPRRWVTALVTLISIIGVAPLLFAIGFVRYRLRRR
- a CDS encoding type VII secretion target; its protein translation is MEISPDEVRRHARDVDEVARMLDEARSAGAGARMSSDAYGYLIGPLFTNLYLHPQGDELIDVMRHASEGMRGLADQLRTMATAFEETDGISAAGLRRIR